The window atgaaagctgagtatgtggcagcctctgaggcagctaaagaagttgtatgactcagaaacttcttgatggacttagatgtgattcctagtttgcccaaagttatcacaatttattgtgacaatagtGATGCAATaataaactcgaaggaaccacgaacccataaggtaagtaaacacattgagcgtaagtaTCACCttatacgagatatcgtaaaacGAGGAAAGGTTGTTGTCactaagattacatcagcagataatttggcagatcctttcactaaggctcttccggtgagagcttttgatagccatgttgaggggatgtgaataagatgtatgacagcatttatgacagcatagtcttttagtataagtgggagattgttgggatgtatactataaacctagcttttgtatgaacatctattttgaaatgagaatcactttggtcaaatatctacatttaatatttctatatatgtcaatgtagttgtccatttaatttatattgtagataacatggtgtgtggtgccacacagaagatcatgttatcgattccttataaattataaatagtagctcacaaccaagatggattaggacaaTCCATTGGAacagttatagtgtaatttggtattagtctgtcttgactataaaattgcactagtacactatgtatgtattgagcaggaccatttgaggttgttcgatttatactgactacataaaagaatagaacctctgttattatggttgtgtgtcctcttaatccctatataatgacaagcacatatatttagtatttattctttgacttatcaatgagtgagatttatttgttaaatcaataggcccgatgagttgggaaataatactatttatatggtgtgttgttgattatagaaggaatctgtgtccaaattatttaggttgatgatgcccccttgaggagctcataaggattatcatgtaaaccctgcaggtggacttagtccggcattataataaagttgagtagtattattcttggaatcagatgttaattaattgggttgtcagtaactcaattaattaacaaacATACGTTATCTTAAACATGGAGAGATTaatgtactcatgataagaatgagcccatattataatatgggattggtgtggtagttcaataataaccctttagtggtatgatttattattgatggacttgggtatAGTGTTCGGGCCGAATACAGGAAACCCAAGcctatcaggaggcctaaaccaatttctcctctaggtccctattgtagcctctatataaaatcttgcatccacccatccttaacttggtttggtttaacttaacttggtttggtttaaattaatttggtttaacttggtttgttttaacttaacttggttgtttaacttaacttggtttaacttggtttagttatagaaagggagaatttttctaaacagaattctgttaatttttctttctttgtaattgacggcaagcctataaaaaggagtaggctataggtggtggcccctaaaacctaattatctaattttcctaattttccacaaACCTCTtccctccttgtggtcggcgcccctcttcCCTCCTTAGGGTCGGGGCCACTTcttcccaagctagggtcggcgcccctcccctcctcGAGGGCCGGCGGCcctcccctcctccttggtggccggtggatTGGAGaagcggaagaagaagaagaagatgaagaacaagagaaggaagaagattaaaaGGTGTCTCATCCTAGAGCttccttttgtagccggcggtttggaaatcgagaagagaagaagggtggtgttgtcttggtagatcgtcgcccacacgacgtccaagaagaggagaggaatacagtagaagatcaagagatctttagctacaaagaaaaaatacaactagttctttaattccgctgcgtaattagtttgtttttctttatatcgattttgaataccaacacaagagggcAGCGATCTTGTATttcaatcaaggtgtgctttgatccgtcaagaacttgcttgattgatcaaacacatgtctgatcgaacatataggttgctaggaaaagttatgtACTTGTACATTTTTTGTACagagaaatttaaacagaacggaattccagcaccTTCAATACGATCTTCTAAATTTATGGCAAGCCCACACATTGTATTAATGGTGCAATGGATTTATGGGTCGGGAGACCTATTGGGCTGTTAACTAGAAGATAGATCCTCTGCAAAGAGCCCCACTCTTTTATGAGGTATAAATGGGCTGTGATGATATCCTTAAATGAGTCCTAAATGGGTTGCGACAATATCCTTAGAGGAGAGTGCGTAGGGTTCCAAGGATGACCCAGCTAGCTAGTGTGGGATCTTTTACAACCTTCTAATTGGCAGAGAGCTAATCAGGAGAGAATGGGGAGCATATTCCCATACAGGTCTAGCAGGACTTGGAGTGGGATCTGTAGAAAGTCTGTCTGATCGGTAGAATCGATCAGGAGAGAATGAGAAGTAGAGTCTCGTGTGAGCCCGATAGAGCAGGGAGTATGGCATAAGAGAGCTTGTTCGATCGGCGGAATCGATCGGGAGAAGACGGGGAGCAGAGACCCATGTAGGTCCGATAGAGCCGGTGGTTGGGCTCTTAGAGAGTCTATCCGATCGGCGGAACTGATCAGAAAAAGACGAGGAGCAAAACCTCGTGTAGAATCGACAGAGTCAGGAGTGGAGCCCTTAGAGAGTCTATTCGATCGGCTAAACTGATCGGGATAAGATGGGGAGTAAAGCCCCATGTGAATTTTGAGAATATGTCGGATTAGACAATATTGTCTAAGGACCTCATTTCCTTAGACAATATGTCGGATTAACAGAACTAATTGAGAGAAAAAGGTCTGGCTAGACTCGCTACTCGACCTTTTTAAtccattttaaattttaaccGACATTTATATTGACATGTTAACTCTTTGGGCCCATTGAAGAAAGTCTCTTTCTTATTCACCGTAGTAGATCATCAGACGGGTGATAACTATAGTCCCATGCATGCCTATCTTCATCTTTTGAGTAAATTATAATCCTTTAAATCCTTGACTTGTGTAATCAAGGATCATTAGCCAATAATATCTTTCGCAGGAAAAAGAAATTTATGAGATTTAATGCATCTCACGCAgttcaacaacaacaataacaatgaAATTGAAAGGAAATATTAAATAAAGTCTAAAAAAGCTTTGCTCATCGTGTCGATTGGGAGCAGCGACACATGCTCTGGCTCTCATTACTGAGTTATCTAGGACCAGTAAAATAATTCCCATGCATGCTGCAATTTTTCGCGCCAGTAGAAGCACAAGACAAGAATATATATGCTACATTATATACCCTCATCTCTCATGTGACTAGCTATCATCTCGGATCATGGCAAACACATCTTACGCATCCACCTTAAATATTTCCTAattcttctttaatttctttaaaagcaCCACTTTAATTCATCCAATGCCCACTTGGTATTTACCAAATGGTACGACACgacttaaatatttataaaagagtGCACCTTATTTTCTAAATACCTCACGACGACGCCCACCAGTACTTCTATACTTATACAAAAACCATTAATGGACTTTTGGGATTTCCATTAATATAATAATGATCTCATATTATCATTTAAACTGCTTAtagatatttttttcaaaacacATTTAGGATTTTATTGTCTTCAAAATCAAAaggtaaaaaaaacataaataaacacCGTGGAGTATGGTCTTGTTTGTCATTTTGAGCCCCGGGCAAGATGTAATTGTTAAACCCTTCAATAATAGATtaggatctagagttcgagattcAACTGTGACGTATTATTAGAATTTTTCTTCTTAATCAATAGTGGATATATAGTGGATATGAGAATGCTGCTGTACCTCCATATGTATTTCTCCGATTTATTCAAATGACCAATAAAAAAATACTTCTATGAGATCAAGTTTGTCATCCTAATTTGATGTTACCTAggtaattattttttttgttatttaccaTTTTGAACACTCAAAAGGTCATTAAAGAATTtagctaaaatatttttttatgactttatcataaaaaaaatatatcgatGATTATATAGCTGTCAAATGACACCAGAAGAGTGTCATTACATTTATAGTGCTCTCAAAACATGTATTCATAACTTTGATATTATTACTATTGTTAATATTATTATTGTAACTGCTATCAACGAGGGCGGAGCTCATAGCTAATCTACCCGGGTTAATATACCAggctaataaaaaataatagccCTCGGACTGAGTTCTAcgtgattaaattttttttaatttagcttttatatttttcatttatccTCCTTTACAAGGTCATGGAGCCCCTGAACTGTAGCCTGGGTAGCTTAACAAGTGGCTGCCCTTGACTATCAAAACATCTTAATTCATTCCCAATATAAAACCATTCTTGTGCTCATAATACTCCCAAAAAttcatttatgcatttattttatttattatttgggctacttaatgaatttttttatcaaaataataatataaaaccaTCATTGCATTCATAGTGGCCATAATACAGTCTATTAATGCCCTTGATATTTTAATCTTGAAAATAATAggtcattttaaaaaaatgatgaatCATACAACATCAAATTTGGGATGATTGATTTGATCTCGCGAAAGATTTCCAATGGCGGCTAAGATAAATAGGGCATCACGCATGATGTGTGGCCCAGAAGCCTATCATCATATGATTGCGCATGAAAGGAAAATAATAGGTCATTAAAGTAACTTCAAAGCATTTCAATCAAAACACTTTTATTATCTTTTAGAATGGTAATACAAGACCACCGTTGAGTTCATCTTAGTCATAAGAGTCTGATGTCTTTACTTTTTGTATTTTGAACGATTAAGTGgcggttaaaatattttttaaaaaaatataatatctttaatggtcaaaataataaaataagacgACCATTAAAATTACCGCACTTTTTAAATTTGAGCAACCCTAAGATCATTGTTATACCAAATTTTGAGTGTTCTACCtgctaaaattttgataaaaagaaTGATCGCATCTTACATGTTGCTCTATGATGCAAAAGGTGATATTAGGAGTTCCTCCATTATCTGTTCCAAAATAATAATTTCAGTTAGTTTCATTGGTTCCACAAAAGTTTCTCATTAGTcaccaggataaatcgagaaACGCATGTGGCGGTCAGCCCAACAACCCATCATTCTTTGATTACGTCctccatttgaaaaaaaaattcctacaaatacgtgTAGCTGGGATTCGAATCATAGGTGTCTGGGTGACATTCTGAATGCCCTACCACGGTACCATGGTCCCGTGGAGTCCACTATCTACCTCAAGATCTTATAGAAGATAAGCAAATCATGGTATTAAACGATCTCCTACATGAGAAGAATTTATTTCCTAAGGGGATCAACCCAATAGAATTTTGAATCTTGCTGATGTGATACAAATATACAACCGATTCAACTATGTCATTTTCTTATTGTTACTGGACCAAAACTCCAATAGATATCCGTCATAAATTTTATCGAtattaattaagaaaataaataataaaaaggaaGGTTAGAAAGTCGAGGTGAAGGTAACCTAAAGTAGATAGTGCTAATGGTCCCTCTTAGGTATGAATTTGTACCTCATCCTCATTTCAATGAATTCTATTGATAAAATATAGATGAGGTAATGGAGTGGCAGTAATGTATTGAGTAGCACATTAATCCAAGAAGTATTAAAATTGGAGCACCAACGCACATCTCAGTAACCGTGGCTTTCGAATCCCGCATAATGTTGCATGCATTCTGCGTGGTGGCCTTcctttagaatttttatatatcaTCGCCTCTGGTATGCACGCGTCAAGCAACGAGATTCCAAGCCCGCAAGCACAAGCTCTTCCACTTCGAGTAAGCTCATCATGTCCTCTTACCCTTTTTTTGGTAAATGTTCTTTCtttgatttcattattaaaataaaataatcaaaccTTTCTTTGTTCTTGAGATGGATCTTTATCTTTGCTATTTTTGGCTAGAAATCTTAGCACTTACCTTTTGAGGAAATCGCGGGTGTTGTTCTCAGTGATTCGAGAGCAACTTGATCATAAACTTTGATTGATACTCATAGCATTTCAGCTTATCATGGGGAAAAAGCAGATCAAATTCGTTGTCTGACTTGCAGTACTCTGTATCTCTCCTGGCTTCTTTTTCTTGTCGCTCTCAATTATTTAATTCGAACTGCATGCAGCAGTATTACACTTTTCCTCGCCATGAACTTCATGCTTAATTTTGTTTTTCGTTTGTCTTATTCTCTGAGATGCTTTTCAGTACTGTATCACCGTGGCTAATGGTTTCCATTTTCATGCAATTCAACTGATTTAGCAATTTTAGGATGGAGGAATTCAGAAGGCATGAAAGACTCgcaaaagtctccttctctgcgCATCCTTCATCGTTCTACAAGGTAAGTACCACATGTAACTTTCTTTCTCTGATTATGTCAGTAGCAAGCAGTGATACTTGTTATCTGCATTAATTCGATCCATGCTTGACAGTATGAGAAAATGCTGCAGGTTTCCAGGCAAAACATTAATACTTTTGAGTGGTACAAAGAGCAAACTCAGCAATTGACATGCTATTGCCCTTCCGAGGTCCCAAATAGTCCTCATCAGGCTTTGAATTTTCTCTCGAGGACCTGGAGCCCATCGTCCTCTGATTTCTTTCAGATACTCTCATCTAATGTAAGTCGGCACCTTGTCTTACACTTAAGGGTTTAATCGTCTCAAAGTCGATCGTGCAAACTCTTAGCAAATTCGTATACATATCCTACCTCTCCCTGTGCTGTGCATCAACATTAACTATATATAGTTGAAAACTCCTGGTTCAGAACCCATCGACGTCATACCTCGATGGCAGGACTACAGAACTTCATGATAGTGACGACGTGCCTGATCGTAAAATAACAGACATGAACGACGACGAGAACAGCATGACCAGATCAGATGGAGAAATTATAACAATGGACCCGCTAGtggtaaattatatatatttagttaATTAACATTGTTTACATGTAAATTACACTTATCTGGTAATTTACATCGCATCGCATCGCATCGCATCGAAGGCAATGCCAAGAAGAGAGCTAGCACAATCCTCAACCCAGAAGCACAGAGACTCACAGGGTAGTTGGGTAAGTAAGTGTAATAAGTCAAAGCTACCGTTGATttcagaatataaatatatatatatatatataattctaatTAAATCGAAACGGAAATGAAGGCGAGGCTGGGAGGAGGAGTTCTACGCAGCTTTTCCAGAGAGCGCAAGAACAAGAACAAAGACGAGGTGCGGTTGACCACCGCCCAAGTGCACGCGGCTCTCTCAGTTACCAGGCTTGCCGCAGCCATTGCAGGCGTCGTTGGGAACAGCTGCTACATGGAATCAACTCAGAGCTCGAAGGTGGTTAGCGTGGTCAATTTGGCGGAAAGGTCGACGGAAGAGAACATAAAGCCGGTGGTGGCTTCTGCCGCTGCCCTGGTGGCGACGGTGTGCGCCGAGGCAGCCGAGTCATCCGGGGCCAACAGGGAACAGTTGGCCTCTGTCATCAGATCCGGCCTAGCCACTCGGACTACCGCCGATTTACTCACTCTCACTGCCAACGCCGCGACATGTAAtccttgactttgatctccatCAATTCCATGCACTTACCGACGAGAAATTCCTTTTTCTATCGTTTTAAGATTTCCATAGGTTTACGAGGAGCTGCGACCCTTGAGTTGAGAGCTGCATCTCGTAGGCATCTCTCAGAAAACCAATATGTTCTTGCTAGTGGTGTTCAACTCCCAATTGAAATGCCTCAGGGTAACTTTTTATTCTTAATTCTTACAATTACTCCATATATATTATATGTTTTCATCTTCCCATGGAGTTGTTTATTTGAGTGTATGAAGGGAAGGTGGAGCTGAGAAAGGTGAGTATCTACCTCAAGCATGACGAGGTTACAATGAGGTTGGGAAAGAAGCATATGGGCGGAGTAATCAGCACCTATAAAGAATGTGGGTTCCTTATCTTGTTAGCGTTGTTTATTAATTCCTAATATACTAACAAATGGAGTATTAACCACGCACCATTATATTGTGCATTTCAGATAGGATTTTTTGTGCATCTGATGACCCAAAAGATTGTGGCTTCTGGAAAAATCGCCGTGGTTGCTACTTGGTCAGTCTTGCGACGTCCCGTGGAACTGTTCGAATGCTGTTTGAGGATCAAAAGCTTTATGTAGTGTGGAAGTCCATCATTTCAAACCTATTGTGTGATTGTTAGCACCGAAAAACACATATTCGAATCAGACATCATATATCAATTAGTATCCTTCCTTCGTTTATGTTATGAATAGGATAAAGAAAAACAACATTGGTTAAGAAAATAAGTTTGTATGATTTTTAGACAGGTCAGGCTTTTGCATTGAAAACTCAAAAGATTATTAGACATTTTGCATAGCAGCAATAATAGCTCGTTGGGATGTTTCCATGGATGCCCAGCTGATTAAAAGGTGATAGATTTACTATAATAGAAAATAGATCAATTTCTGATGGATATATGTCATGGGAAAAAACTCCTCTCCATCCCTAATCATCCATCCCTAACTACTTGGCAATTAACTATAAGCTAATTTTTTGATTTATCTCTCTTCACATAATCTGGGGACGAGTTGTGAAGAGCGCTTGGAGTGAGCATAATCACATTTGCTATAATAATAGTTCGTTGGGTGTCTGACGTCTTCCATACAAGGGGCCACTGTATTAGGGTAAAATGTCATCATGATTTATCTGTTTGTATCTTATTATAGGACCGACGATACTGAACCATTTAGGATGAGTGAAATCATCTTCGGCTATGATAAAAGCTGATTTAATTGATCAGAAATAATCAAATCAAGAAATCTTATGGCGGATCAAGGAAATACTTTCTCCCAATATTACTTGTCGTACATTCCATAGCAACCCAGATAGCTGCTCAATTTCCTTATATGAGGCAATGTGAGATGCTCATATTTTTCCTATATGTTCTCTCATTGCTAGACATTGACTCTAGTTCCTCCATTTGATGATCTTCACCATCACTTTACAATTGTTGGAGAATCTTAgtccactacaaaaaaaaaaatacaaatttggGGACAAAAGTCTGGAACGAAaataattcgtcccaaaattgagaCAAATTTACTAACGAAAATAAATTTCTACCCAAATGACCAAcgaaatttgcaaaaaaaaaatttcgttTCAAGTTTGCAATAGGAAaaatttcgttgctaaattcgacCCCAAATCTGGAacaaatccagaattcgtcccaaatttagggacaaatcctggattcgtcccaaaatctggggcgaatccaagattcgtcctagaattgacaatatttttttaaaaaagaaaaaaacacggaagacttatatcttgacctagagatatcggaatttaatgaaacaagtttctatgcgttcatattATTGTCTTAATCGTAAATatgccatcatccataattttgaattaatattttgagtgattcaaaaTTTTAACACAAATTAGGTAAAAATgggattaaaaattccaaaaatcaatatatttggtcaaaaatatttttatgaatatatttatggtcaggacaacgatacgaacgtatagaaactcattttatgaaattccgatgtctctaggttcatatttaaggcgtcccatttttttcgattttttaaaatattttaagttttgggacgaatcccaggattcgtcccaaaatctgggatgaatccaggattcgtcccaaagtcTGGGACGAAGCtaggattcatcccaaaactgaaaataatttaaaaaagaaaagaaaatcaaacaccgaaggtttatatcttgacctagagacatcggaatttcatgaaacaaatttGTATGCATTTgtatcattgtcttgatcgtaaatataccatcatccaaaattttgaattattattttgagtgattcaaatttttaactccaaaaataggtcaaattgggattaaaaaatactaaaaatcaatatatttagtaaaaaatatttttatggatatatttacgatcaagacaatgatacaaacacataaaaacttatttcatgaaatttcgatgtcACTAGGTTCATACttaaggcgtcccattttttctctattttttttaaataatttaatttttgggacgaatctctggattagtcccaaattttgggatgaatctctggattcatcccaaattttgggacaaatccattTATTTGttccaaaactgaaaataattttaaaaaaagaaaatcaaacacagaaggcttatatcttgacttagagacatcagaatttcatgaaacaagtttctatgcgtccgtatcattgtcctgatcgtaaatataccatcatccataattttgaattattattttgagtgattcaaatttttaacactaaaaataggtcaaattgggattaaaaaatttcaaaaatcaatatatttggtcaaaaatatttttatgaatatatttacgattaggacaatgatacgaatgcatataAACTTGTTTtattaaattccgatgtctctaggtccatatttaagttgtcccattttttctattttttttaaataatttaatttttgggacgaatctctggattcatcccaaagtttgggacgaatccagggatTCATCCCAAATCGTCccaaaacaaaaaataatttaaaataaaaaaatcaaacaccaaaggcttatatcttgacctagagacatcggaatttcatgaaacaagtttctaagtattcgtatcattgtcttaatcgtaaatataccatcatccttaattttgaattattattttgagtgattcaaatttttgacACCAAAAATAGgttaaattgggattaaaaaatttcgccaatcaatatatttggtcaaaaaatattttctagatatatttatgatcaggacaacgatacaaaTGCACAAAGACTTGTTTCacgaaattctgatgtctctaggtagatattttttaaaatatatataggttgctactaactaaaaaggtgttgtacaGCGAATGGTTGTAAATAAGTGACCGAAACCTtaaatattgacctagagacatcggactttcatgaaacaagtttctatgcgttcgtatcattgtcctgatcgtaaatataccatcatctataattttgaattattattttgagtgattcaaatttttaacaccaaaaataggtcaaattgggattaaaaaaattccaaaaatcaatatatttggttaaaaatatttttatggatatatttcttatcaggacaatgatacgaacgtatagaaacttcttcatcaaatttcaatgtctctaggtccatatttaagtcatcccatttttttttccatttttttaaataatttaatttttgggacgaatctctggattcgtcccaaagttttgAACGAATCCTTGGATtcatcccaaactttgggacgaatccctagattcatcccaaaatagaaaataatttaaaataaaaaattcaaataccaaaggcttatatcttgacctagagacatcagaatttcatgaaacaagtttctatgcattcgtatcattgtcctgatcgtaaatataccatcatccttaattttgaattattattttgagtgattcaaatttttgacacaaaaaataggtcaaattgggattaaaaaaattccgccaatcaatatatttgggcAAAAAAATTTTTctagatatatttacgatcaggacaacgatatgaATGCACAAAGACTTGTTTCACGAAattttgatgtctctaggtagatattttttaaaacatatataggttgctactaactaaaaaggtgttgtacaGCGAATAGTTGTAAATAAGTGACCGAAACCTtaaatattgacctagagacatcgaaatttcatgaaacaagctTCTATGCGTtagtatcgttgtcctgatcgtaaatataccatcatccataattttgaattattattttgagtgattcaaatttttaacaccaaaaatagctcaaattatgattaaaaattccaaaaatcaatatatttggtcaaaaatatttttatggatatatttacgattaggataacgatatgaacgcatagaaacttctttcatcaaatttcgatgtctctaggtccatatttatgtCGTcccattttttctattttttttaaataatttaatttttgggacgaatctctggattcgtcccaaagtttggaacAAATCCCTAGATTCATCCCAAGTTTtggaacgaatccaggattcgtctcaaaacagaaaataattttttttaaaaaaaaatcaaacaccaAATGCTTATATCTTgtcctagagacatcgaaatttcatgaaacaagtttctatgcattcgtattgttgtcctgatcgtaaatataccatcatccataattttgaattattattttgagtgattcaaatttttaacaccaaaaataggtcaaattgggattaaaaattccaaaaatcaatatatttggtcaaaaatatttttgtggatatatttacgatcaggacaatgataggAATGCAtataaacttatttcatcaaattttgatgtctctaggtccatatttaagtcatcccatttttttctatttttttaaataatttaatttttgggacgaatctctagattcgtcccaaagtttggaacgaatctctggattcgtcccaaactttgggacaaatccttggattcgtcccaagttTTGGGACAAAtgcaggattcgtcccaaaatagaaaataatttaaaataaaaaatcaaacaccaaaggcttatatcttgacctagagacattggaatttcctgaaacaagtttctatgcattcgtatcattgtcctgatcgtaaatatatcgtcatccataattttcaattattattttgaatgattca is drawn from Zingiber officinale cultivar Zhangliang chromosome 1B, Zo_v1.1, whole genome shotgun sequence and contains these coding sequences:
- the LOC122038612 gene encoding VAN3-binding protein-like, translating into MEEFRRHERLAKVSFSAHPSSFYKYEKMLQVSRQNINTFEWYKEQTQQLTCYCPSEVPNSPHQALNFLSRTWSPSSSDFFQILSSNNPSTSYLDGRTTELHDSDDVPDRKITDMNDDENSMTRSDGEIITMDPLVARLGGGVLRSFSRERKNKNKDEVRLTTAQVHAALSVTRLAAAIAGVVGNSCYMESTQSSKVVSVVNLAERSTEENIKPVVASAAALVATVCAEAAESSGANREQLASVIRSGLATRTTADLLTLTANAATCLRGAATLELRAASRRHLSENQYVLASGVQLPIEMPQGKVELRKVSIYLKHDEVTMRLGKKHMGGVISTYKEYRIFCASDDPKDCGFWKNRRGCYLVSLATSRGTVRMLFEDQKLYVVWKSIISNLLCDC